In Hamadaea flava, a genomic segment contains:
- a CDS encoding ABC transporter permease gives MTRLATAARTAATHRLFWPALVLAVLVLGNVAFTPNFLHIEVRAGHLYGSLIDILRLGAPLVVVSLGMTVVIATRGIDLSVGSTIAISGALACLVISDQGDQNSVGGVLVAVGLALALSLVLGLWNGFLVAGIGIQPIIATLILMVGGRGIAQLITDGQIITVNSDPYELIGGGYLATLPFSVLVAVVMIAVTAVLARRTALGVLIEATGGNAEASRLAGIRARGIMVMVYLFCGLCAGIAGLMISSNVHSADGNNAGLWYELDAILAVVIGGTSLGGGRFSLGGTVLGALIIQALSTTVYTVGIPPETTMLFKAVVVTIVCLIQSPAFRAKVFGRRPRSTPATPSEPAKIEVPA, from the coding sequence ATGACTCGTCTAGCCACGGCGGCCCGCACCGCCGCGACCCACCGCCTGTTCTGGCCGGCCCTGGTACTCGCCGTCCTCGTGCTGGGCAATGTCGCGTTCACGCCCAACTTCCTGCACATCGAGGTACGCGCAGGCCACCTCTACGGCAGCCTGATCGACATCCTGCGACTGGGCGCGCCGCTGGTCGTCGTGTCCCTCGGGATGACCGTCGTCATCGCCACCCGGGGCATCGACCTGTCGGTCGGCTCGACCATCGCCATCAGCGGCGCGCTCGCCTGCCTGGTGATCAGCGACCAGGGCGACCAGAACTCGGTCGGCGGCGTACTGGTCGCCGTCGGGCTGGCCCTGGCGTTGTCACTGGTGCTCGGCCTGTGGAACGGCTTCCTCGTCGCCGGGATCGGCATCCAGCCCATCATCGCCACGCTCATCCTCATGGTCGGCGGCCGGGGCATCGCCCAGCTCATCACCGACGGGCAGATCATCACCGTCAACAGCGACCCCTACGAGCTGATCGGCGGCGGATACCTCGCGACGCTCCCCTTCTCCGTGCTCGTGGCCGTCGTCATGATCGCCGTCACCGCTGTCCTGGCCCGGCGCACTGCGTTGGGCGTACTCATCGAAGCGACCGGAGGCAACGCGGAGGCCAGCCGGCTCGCGGGCATCCGGGCCCGCGGGATCATGGTCATGGTCTACCTGTTCTGCGGCCTATGCGCGGGCATCGCGGGCCTGATGATCAGCTCGAACGTGCACAGCGCCGACGGCAACAACGCGGGCCTGTGGTACGAGCTGGACGCGATCCTGGCCGTCGTGATCGGCGGGACGTCGCTCGGCGGCGGGCGGTTCTCGCTCGGCGGCACCGTCCTCGGCGCGCTCATCATCCAGGCGCTGTCGACGACCGTCTACACCGTCGGCATCCCGCCGGAGACGACGATGCTGTTCAAGGCGGTCGTCGTGACGATCGTGTGCCTGATCCAGTCCCCCGCGTTCCGGGCCAAGGTCTTCGGGCGGCGCCCGCGATCCACCCCGGCGACGCCGTCCGAGCCCGCCAAGATCGAGGTGCCCGCATGA
- a CDS encoding sugar ABC transporter ATP-binding protein produces the protein MSQPVLTMTGISKQFPGVRALDGVDFRLFPGEVHALMGENGAGKSTLIKVLTGAYSIDSGDIALAGRPVRFGSPLQAQQAGVSPVYQEINLCANLSVAENIFIGRQPRKFGRIDWTAIRRRSRDLLQRLRLDIDVTVALGTYSLAVQQMVAIARAIDIEAKVLILDEPTSSLDTTEVQQLFAVMRELKDEGVAILFVTHFLDQVYEIADRITVLRNGRLVGEYPTAELSHVDLVTAMIGKELTTLEQLEDQPRPELSALESGFPLVETVELGRKGSIAPFDLTIHPGEVVGLAGLLGSGRTEVARLLFGADRADHGRLQLNGTPVTLRSPRAAMAHAIAFCSENRRTEGLVEELTVRENIVLALQAVRGWTRPIPRRTQDELVAKYISALQIRPSDPDLPVRNLSGGNQQKVLLARWLITEPKLLILDEPTRGIDVGAKAEIQKLVAGLSRDGLAVLFISAELEEVLRLSHKVGVLRDRKLVAQLANTDDLDADRVLQTIAHGADVSPGAAA, from the coding sequence ATGAGCCAACCGGTCCTCACCATGACCGGGATCAGCAAGCAGTTCCCCGGCGTACGCGCGCTCGACGGGGTCGACTTCCGGCTGTTCCCCGGTGAGGTGCACGCCCTCATGGGCGAGAACGGCGCCGGCAAGTCCACCTTGATCAAGGTGCTCACCGGGGCGTACAGCATCGACTCCGGTGACATCGCGCTCGCCGGGCGTCCGGTGCGGTTCGGCAGTCCGCTGCAGGCCCAGCAGGCCGGGGTCAGCCCGGTCTACCAGGAGATCAACCTCTGCGCCAACCTCTCGGTCGCCGAGAACATCTTCATCGGCCGCCAGCCTCGAAAGTTCGGCCGCATCGACTGGACGGCGATCCGGCGGCGCTCCCGCGACCTGCTCCAGCGGCTGCGGCTCGACATCGACGTGACCGTCGCGCTGGGCACCTATTCGTTGGCCGTCCAGCAGATGGTCGCGATCGCCCGCGCGATCGACATCGAGGCCAAGGTGCTCATCCTCGACGAGCCCACCTCCAGCCTCGACACGACCGAGGTCCAGCAGCTGTTCGCGGTGATGCGCGAGCTGAAGGACGAAGGCGTCGCGATCCTGTTCGTCACGCACTTCCTCGATCAGGTCTACGAGATCGCCGACCGGATCACGGTGCTGCGCAACGGCCGCCTCGTCGGCGAGTACCCGACCGCCGAGCTGTCGCATGTGGACCTCGTGACCGCGATGATCGGCAAGGAGCTGACCACCCTGGAACAGCTCGAAGACCAGCCCCGGCCGGAACTGTCCGCGCTGGAGTCCGGCTTCCCCCTGGTCGAGACGGTGGAGCTGGGCCGCAAAGGCTCCATCGCACCGTTCGACCTCACCATCCACCCCGGCGAGGTGGTCGGCCTGGCCGGCCTGCTCGGCTCCGGGCGTACCGAGGTCGCGCGGCTGCTGTTCGGCGCCGATCGCGCCGACCACGGCCGGCTCCAGCTCAACGGCACGCCGGTCACCCTGCGCAGCCCCCGCGCCGCGATGGCCCACGCCATCGCGTTCTGCTCCGAGAACCGCCGCACCGAGGGCCTCGTCGAGGAGCTCACGGTCCGGGAGAACATCGTCCTCGCACTTCAAGCGGTACGCGGATGGACGCGCCCGATTCCGCGACGCACGCAGGACGAACTGGTCGCCAAATACATCTCGGCGTTGCAGATCCGTCCCTCCGACCCGGACCTGCCGGTGCGCAACCTGTCCGGCGGCAATCAGCAGAAGGTGCTGCTGGCCCGCTGGCTCATCACCGAACCGAAACTGCTCATCCTCGACGAGCCGACCCGGGGCATCGACGTCGGTGCCAAGGCCGAGATCCAGAAGCTGGTCGCCGGACTGTCCCGCGACGGCCTCGCGGTGCTATTCATCTCGGCCGAACTCGAAGAGGTGCTGCGGCTGAGCCACAAGGTCGGCGTACTGCGGGACCGCAAACTCGTCGCCCAGCTGGCCAACACCGACGACCTCGACGCCGATCGCGTCCTGCAGACGATCGCGCACGGAGCGGATGTCTCACCAGGAGCTGCAGCATGA
- a CDS encoding ABC transporter substrate-binding protein, whose amino-acid sequence MIAVAGLAACSKKEPGGSSDDGKLTLGFSQVGAESGWRTANTKSVQEAAAAAGIDLKFSDAQQKQENQIQAIRSFIAQKVDVIAFSPVVESGWDAVLNEAKEAKIPVILTDRAIDSPDTSLYQTFLGSDFIKEGNLAGEWLVKQYEGKTDPVNIVELQGTTGSAPANDRKKGFGDIIAKDSKFKVVASQTGDFTRAKGKEVMEAFLKAHQDIDVLFAHNDDMGLGAIEAIEAAGKKPGIDIKIITIDAVHDGMQALADGKINFIAECSPLLGPQLMELVKKVKNGESVEKRIVTNETTFTQEQAKAALPERKY is encoded by the coding sequence GTGATCGCGGTTGCGGGGCTGGCCGCCTGCTCGAAGAAGGAGCCGGGCGGCAGCAGCGACGACGGCAAGCTCACCCTCGGCTTCTCTCAGGTGGGCGCCGAAAGCGGATGGCGTACGGCGAACACGAAGTCGGTCCAGGAAGCGGCGGCCGCCGCCGGCATCGACCTGAAGTTCTCCGACGCCCAGCAGAAGCAGGAGAACCAGATCCAGGCGATCCGCTCGTTCATCGCCCAGAAGGTCGACGTCATCGCCTTCTCGCCGGTGGTCGAGTCGGGCTGGGACGCGGTGCTCAACGAGGCGAAGGAGGCGAAGATCCCGGTCATCCTCACGGACCGCGCGATCGACTCGCCCGACACCTCGCTCTACCAGACCTTCCTGGGCTCGGACTTCATCAAGGAGGGCAACCTCGCCGGCGAGTGGCTGGTCAAGCAGTACGAGGGCAAGACCGACCCGGTGAACATCGTCGAGCTGCAGGGCACCACCGGTTCCGCGCCGGCCAACGACCGCAAGAAGGGCTTCGGCGACATCATCGCCAAGGACTCCAAGTTCAAGGTCGTGGCGTCGCAGACCGGTGACTTCACCCGGGCCAAGGGCAAGGAGGTCATGGAGGCCTTCCTGAAGGCGCACCAGGACATCGACGTGCTCTTCGCGCACAACGACGACATGGGCCTGGGCGCGATCGAGGCGATCGAGGCGGCCGGCAAGAAGCCGGGCATCGACATCAAGATCATCACGATCGACGCGGTCCACGACGGCATGCAGGCGCTGGCCGACGGAAAGATCAACTTCATCGCGGAGTGCAGCCCGCTGCTCGGCCCGCAGCTGATGGAGCTGGTCAAGAAGGTCAAGAACGGTGAGAGCGTCGAGAAGCGCATCGTCACCAACGAGACCACCTTCACGCAGGAGCAGGCCAAGGCCGCCCTGCCGGAGCGCAAGTACTAG
- a CDS encoding LacI family DNA-binding transcriptional regulator, which yields MTRARSGQPRSAVMTDVARLAGVSHQTVSRVLNDHTKVRPETRERVLEAMRQLDYQPNSAARTLVTKRSNTLGIVTFDSTLFGPASMVYGIEQAARAAGYFVSIASISALGRRAVLDAINRLREQTVEGIVAIVPKDSAAEALDAVPAGISLVGVGIGHTSGVPMVGVDNTAGAATATRHLLSLGHATVHHIAGPAGWPEARERQAGWREALAEAGAPAPEALDGDWSSRSGYEAGRRLAADPSVTAVFCANDHMALGLLRALHEAGRGVPDDVSVVGFDDIPEAPFMIPPLTTVQQDFGEVGRRSMQLLVELATGDRPHGQILLTPTLQVRDSTRDLR from the coding sequence ATGACTCGCGCCCGTTCCGGTCAGCCGCGTTCCGCGGTGATGACGGATGTGGCGCGGCTGGCGGGGGTGTCCCACCAGACCGTCTCCCGGGTGCTCAACGACCACACCAAGGTGCGTCCCGAGACCCGCGAGCGGGTGCTCGAGGCGATGCGGCAGCTGGACTACCAGCCCAACTCGGCCGCCCGGACCCTGGTGACCAAGCGTTCCAACACGTTGGGCATCGTCACCTTCGACAGCACGCTGTTCGGCCCGGCCTCGATGGTCTACGGCATCGAGCAGGCGGCGCGGGCGGCGGGCTACTTCGTCAGCATCGCCAGCATCAGCGCGCTCGGCCGGCGGGCGGTGCTCGACGCCATCAACCGGCTGCGCGAGCAGACCGTCGAGGGCATCGTCGCGATCGTGCCGAAGGATTCGGCGGCCGAGGCGCTCGACGCGGTTCCGGCGGGCATCTCGCTGGTCGGGGTCGGCATCGGACACACCTCCGGGGTGCCGATGGTCGGCGTCGACAACACCGCCGGGGCGGCGACGGCGACCCGGCATCTGCTCTCGCTGGGGCACGCGACCGTGCATCACATCGCCGGTCCGGCCGGCTGGCCTGAGGCGCGCGAACGCCAGGCGGGCTGGCGGGAGGCGCTGGCCGAAGCCGGTGCGCCCGCACCCGAGGCGCTCGACGGCGACTGGAGCTCCCGGTCGGGGTACGAAGCCGGCCGGCGATTGGCCGCCGATCCGTCGGTGACCGCGGTCTTCTGCGCCAACGACCACATGGCACTCGGCCTGCTGCGCGCCCTGCACGAAGCGGGTCGCGGGGTTCCCGACGACGTCAGCGTGGTCGGTTTCGACGACATTCCGGAAGCGCCGTTCATGATCCCGCCGCTCACCACAGTCCAGCAGGACTTCGGCGAGGTCGGCCGGCGCAGCATGCAACTGCTGGTGGAACTCGCCACCGGCGATCGCCCGCACGGGCAGATCCTGCTCACCCCCACGCTGCAGGTCCGCGACAGTACGCGCGACCTGCGCTGA
- a CDS encoding PHP domain-containing protein, translated as MGLGHHHHHHDHSHDFAVSGSDLPAALDLSVPDTELSPSDNSRRTFLRGAGLLGAGAAVGGLIGAPAFAGDKHETSAEAYNQHEGEAGDLVWLAGDHHIHTQHSSDGQYRVIDHVKHAHAYGLGWMVITDHGSVAHAKIGVEKVNPDIRAAREEIDDILVFQGLEWNIPAAEHGTVFVHPGQNEVAVLKEFENAFDGVVTNTTGSTSANEAVAIAGLNFLNDAVTKKRVQDAMFFANHPARKGIDSPHEIRGWRDAAPRIALGFEGAPGHQAAGIPSPLGPGSGRGYYDNSPSSASFAGYPLESYRTWGGFDWMTSTVGGLWDSLLAEGKPWWITANSDSHSVYGDTSVNGGGDFTANGRYNDAVYSSPAILTNGDFWPGYYSRTHVGATRPSYAAVMAGLRAGRVWVDHGGLIDGIDVRVGTATLGGTYAVRTGRDVQVKIKIKLASSSNWAQFVPKLARVDLIAGEVTGPSVDKDVFNTPKTKVVKSFDVSSSTGTVTLTYTFPDVEKAFYLRLRGTDGKRTAVGLNGTTVDPVGPAMDVVGSADPWQDLWFYTNPIFVLPLGR; from the coding sequence ATGGGACTTGGACACCACCACCATCACCACGATCACTCGCACGACTTCGCGGTCAGCGGGTCGGACCTGCCGGCTGCGCTCGACCTGAGCGTGCCGGACACCGAACTGTCGCCGTCGGACAACTCGCGGCGTACGTTCCTGCGCGGGGCGGGTCTGCTCGGCGCGGGCGCCGCCGTCGGCGGCCTCATCGGCGCGCCGGCCTTCGCCGGTGACAAGCACGAGACGTCGGCCGAGGCGTACAACCAGCACGAGGGCGAGGCGGGCGACCTCGTCTGGCTGGCCGGCGACCATCACATCCACACCCAGCACAGCTCGGACGGACAGTACCGGGTCATCGACCACGTCAAGCACGCGCACGCGTACGGGCTGGGCTGGATGGTCATCACCGACCACGGCAGCGTCGCCCACGCGAAGATCGGCGTCGAGAAGGTCAACCCGGACATCCGCGCCGCCCGTGAGGAGATCGACGACATCCTCGTGTTCCAGGGTCTGGAGTGGAACATTCCGGCCGCCGAGCACGGCACGGTCTTCGTGCACCCCGGCCAGAACGAGGTCGCCGTCCTCAAGGAGTTCGAGAACGCCTTCGACGGCGTGGTCACCAACACCACCGGGTCGACCTCGGCCAACGAGGCCGTCGCCATCGCGGGGCTGAACTTCCTCAACGACGCGGTCACCAAGAAGCGCGTACAGGACGCGATGTTCTTCGCCAACCACCCAGCGCGCAAGGGCATCGACTCGCCGCACGAGATCCGGGGCTGGCGCGACGCCGCGCCGCGCATCGCGCTGGGCTTCGAGGGCGCGCCGGGCCACCAGGCCGCGGGCATCCCGTCGCCGCTCGGCCCGGGCTCGGGCCGGGGCTACTACGACAACTCGCCGTCGTCGGCGTCGTTCGCCGGCTACCCGCTGGAGAGCTACCGGACCTGGGGCGGGTTCGACTGGATGACCTCGACCGTCGGCGGCCTGTGGGACAGCCTGCTGGCCGAGGGCAAGCCGTGGTGGATCACGGCGAACTCCGACTCGCACTCGGTCTACGGCGACACCTCGGTCAACGGCGGCGGCGACTTCACCGCCAACGGCCGGTACAACGACGCGGTCTATTCCAGCCCGGCGATCCTCACCAACGGCGACTTCTGGCCCGGCTACTACAGCCGTACGCACGTCGGCGCGACCCGTCCGTCGTACGCCGCGGTCATGGCGGGGCTGCGGGCCGGTCGGGTCTGGGTGGACCACGGCGGCCTGATCGACGGCATCGACGTCCGCGTCGGCACGGCGACCCTCGGCGGCACGTACGCCGTGCGTACCGGCCGGGACGTCCAGGTGAAGATCAAGATCAAGCTGGCGAGCAGCTCGAACTGGGCGCAGTTCGTGCCGAAGCTGGCCCGGGTCGACCTCATCGCGGGCGAGGTCACCGGACCGTCCGTCGACAAGGACGTCTTCAACACCCCGAAGACGAAGGTCGTCAAGTCGTTCGACGTCTCGTCGTCGACCGGCACGGTCACCCTGACCTACACCTTCCCCGACGTCGAGAAGGCGTTCTACCTGCGGCTTCGTGGCACCGACGGGAAGCGTACGGCGGTCGGCCTCAACGGGACCACCGTGGACCCGGTCGGTCCGGCGATGGACGTCGTCGGGTCCGCCGACCCGTGGCAGGACCTCTGGTTCTACACGAACCCGATCTTCGTCCTCCCGCTGGGCCGATGA
- a CDS encoding TetR/AcrR family transcriptional regulator: MANRTRGTSAGLDREHIAAAAVALVDRDGLDRFSVRRLADDLGVDPMSIYHHIKGKAALLDAVSEAVLAEATADAGDPSGNWQAVARRIAHGYRDVAYRHPRVFPLLATRAQLSPVALTTLERLVAAMRRSGLPDQAVADAPAVLFGFLNGHLLARTSAGPDGPSPVPDFDAAAHPTLAALAPRFADFGSAAEFDRMLDTVLAGIHDQAA; this comes from the coding sequence GTGGCCAACCGCACACGCGGCACCTCGGCGGGACTCGACCGCGAGCACATCGCGGCCGCCGCCGTCGCCCTGGTCGACCGGGACGGCCTGGACCGGTTCAGCGTGCGGCGGCTGGCCGACGACCTCGGCGTCGATCCGATGTCGATCTACCACCACATCAAAGGCAAGGCGGCGCTGCTGGACGCGGTGTCCGAAGCCGTGCTCGCCGAGGCGACCGCCGACGCCGGTGACCCGTCCGGGAACTGGCAGGCCGTCGCCCGGCGGATCGCGCACGGCTACCGGGACGTGGCGTACCGGCATCCGCGGGTGTTCCCACTGCTGGCGACGCGCGCCCAGCTCTCGCCGGTGGCGTTGACGACGCTGGAGCGGCTGGTCGCCGCGATGCGCCGATCAGGACTGCCCGATCAAGCCGTCGCCGACGCCCCGGCGGTGCTGTTCGGCTTCCTCAACGGCCACCTGCTCGCCCGCACCAGCGCCGGACCGGACGGGCCGAGCCCGGTGCCCGACTTCGACGCCGCCGCCCATCCGACACTGGCGGCACTCGCTCCGAGGTTCGCCGACTTCGGATCGGCGGCCGAATTCGACCGGATGCTCGACACCGTCCTCGCCGGCATCCACGACCAGGCCGCATGA
- a CDS encoding MFS transporter gives MLPDASPQVVTDFRRFWAGHTVSVVGSHVSAVALPLIAALTLGAGAAGVSAVATAAYLPNVVLPLLAGHWLQTRKRRRAMITADLVRFAALLLIPISYALGWLSVPFLVGIALVVGAASVVFDIGGFAYLPTLVPQAYLPKANRAMQGSTTAAQVAGPGLAGLLVQIVGAPFAMLLDAISYLASAYGVAAAKQPEPDPEPTPATSVFDGLRQLGANPFLRALTAHAAIYNGAAQILVVNLVIFAVTDRGLSAGAYGLAISAAGVGAFAGTMLALRLAARFGYGRAFALSLVLSTGAPLLIAVLPGTGTPFAAALAAVELISGVGLGSANVLSVTLRQIVAPHGTIARTNGGYRLITFGVLPVGSALAGVLGQLVGARWGVAIGAAGLAASAVPMFARRIRTLRTPESARAVVEPVRDLALATADR, from the coding sequence GTGTTACCAGATGCATCCCCTCAAGTAGTAACGGACTTCCGGCGGTTCTGGGCCGGGCACACCGTCTCGGTCGTCGGCAGCCACGTCTCCGCCGTCGCCCTGCCGCTCATCGCGGCCCTCACCCTCGGCGCGGGCGCGGCCGGCGTCTCCGCCGTGGCCACCGCCGCGTACCTGCCCAACGTCGTGCTCCCCCTGCTCGCCGGGCATTGGCTCCAGACCCGCAAGCGCCGTCGCGCCATGATCACCGCCGACCTCGTGCGGTTCGCGGCGCTCCTGCTCATTCCCATCTCGTACGCCCTGGGCTGGCTGTCCGTGCCGTTCCTCGTCGGCATAGCCCTCGTCGTCGGGGCGGCCAGCGTCGTCTTCGACATCGGCGGCTTCGCGTACCTGCCGACGCTGGTGCCGCAGGCGTACCTGCCCAAGGCGAACCGGGCGATGCAGGGCTCGACCACCGCCGCCCAGGTCGCCGGGCCCGGCCTGGCCGGACTCCTCGTGCAGATCGTCGGCGCCCCGTTCGCCATGCTCCTCGACGCGATCAGTTATCTGGCCAGCGCGTACGGGGTGGCGGCCGCGAAGCAGCCCGAGCCCGACCCCGAGCCGACCCCCGCTACCAGCGTCTTCGACGGCCTTCGCCAACTGGGCGCGAACCCGTTCCTGCGGGCGCTGACCGCGCACGCCGCCATCTACAACGGCGCGGCCCAGATTCTCGTGGTCAACCTCGTCATCTTCGCGGTGACCGACCGCGGGCTCAGCGCCGGCGCGTACGGGCTGGCCATCAGCGCGGCCGGGGTCGGCGCGTTCGCCGGCACGATGCTGGCGCTGCGCCTGGCCGCCCGGTTCGGCTACGGCCGCGCGTTCGCCCTCTCGCTCGTCCTGTCGACCGGCGCTCCCCTGCTCATCGCCGTCCTCCCGGGCACGGGTACGCCGTTCGCCGCAGCACTCGCCGCCGTCGAACTCATCTCCGGCGTGGGGCTCGGCAGCGCCAACGTGCTGTCGGTGACCCTGCGCCAGATCGTCGCTCCACACGGGACAATCGCCCGGACCAACGGCGGCTACCGGCTGATCACGTTCGGCGTCCTGCCGGTCGGGTCGGCGCTCGCCGGAGTGCTCGGGCAGCTGGTCGGCGCACGCTGGGGCGTGGCGATCGGCGCCGCCGGGCTGGCCGCGTCGGCGGTGCCGATGTTCGCCCGACGCATCCGCACACTGCGTACGCCGGAATCCGCTCGCGCGGTCGTCGAGCCCGTTCGCGATCTCGCGCTGGCTACCGCGGATCGCTGA
- a CDS encoding CGNR zinc finger domain-containing protein, with the protein MIQPGDRAPAPPGLALVQDLINTVDLEMDRDALRTVDGLAEFCADHDVPLSGLAESDLRAVLELREALRDVCQAHAGVDVPAATLSRLDKQLAQAHLVLAIDDSGAALVRPAAGLTGAVGLTAHIASSIAGAVADDTWRRLKACAADTCRWAYYDHSPAGRSRWCTMSICGARNKMRRLRSRASAPAG; encoded by the coding sequence GTGATTCAGCCGGGCGACCGAGCGCCCGCGCCGCCGGGGTTGGCGCTGGTGCAGGACTTGATCAACACCGTGGACCTGGAGATGGACCGGGACGCGCTGCGCACCGTGGACGGACTGGCGGAGTTCTGTGCCGACCACGACGTGCCGCTGTCCGGCCTGGCCGAGTCCGACCTGCGCGCGGTGCTGGAGCTACGCGAGGCGCTGCGCGACGTCTGTCAGGCGCACGCGGGCGTGGACGTGCCGGCGGCCACCTTGTCTAGATTGGACAAACAGCTCGCCCAGGCTCACCTGGTCCTCGCGATCGACGACTCCGGCGCGGCCCTCGTACGCCCAGCCGCCGGGCTGACCGGCGCGGTCGGCCTGACCGCTCACATCGCGTCGTCCATCGCCGGCGCGGTCGCCGACGACACGTGGCGACGGCTCAAGGCGTGCGCCGCCGACACCTGCCGGTGGGCCTACTACGACCACAGCCCGGCTGGTCGCAGCCGGTGGTGCACGATGAGCATCTGCGGCGCCCGCAACAAGATGCGCCGCCTGCGGTCCCGCGCTTCCGCGCCCGCGGGATGA
- a CDS encoding alpha/beta fold hydrolase: MHSASVLPDGSQLRWAELPGVQPTRVYLHGLGASSAPYYAEAVAHPALAGHRSLLIDLLGFGISDRPADQAYTLEMHADLLARALEQAAAGRADVVAHSLGGAVACVLAARHPQLVRRLVLIDPVLDPAESLPTVKRPGSSGIGVYRTEAEFLDHGWTETMVHVGPHWAATMRLAEPRALYRTAMNALLGGDPTAREHLESVTIPRTLLYPESDGPRPDADRLTAAGIGVVPIPDCGHNIMIDNVDAFARAVATALID; this comes from the coding sequence ATGCATAGCGCTTCCGTACTTCCCGACGGCTCCCAGCTGCGCTGGGCCGAACTGCCCGGCGTCCAGCCGACTCGCGTCTACCTGCACGGCCTCGGCGCCAGTTCCGCGCCCTACTACGCCGAGGCGGTCGCCCACCCGGCCCTGGCCGGTCATCGCTCGCTGCTGATCGACCTGCTCGGCTTCGGCATCAGCGATCGGCCCGCCGATCAGGCGTACACCTTGGAAATGCACGCGGACCTGCTGGCCCGCGCGCTGGAGCAGGCGGCGGCGGGCCGGGCCGACGTGGTGGCGCACAGCCTGGGCGGCGCGGTCGCCTGCGTGCTCGCGGCCCGCCATCCTCAGCTGGTACGCCGTCTGGTGCTGATCGATCCGGTCTTGGACCCGGCGGAGAGCCTGCCGACGGTCAAGCGGCCGGGCAGCTCAGGCATCGGCGTCTACCGGACCGAGGCGGAGTTCCTCGACCACGGCTGGACGGAGACGATGGTGCACGTGGGCCCGCACTGGGCCGCCACCATGCGGTTGGCCGAACCGCGTGCGCTCTACCGGACCGCGATGAACGCCTTGCTCGGCGGCGATCCGACCGCACGGGAACACCTGGAGTCGGTGACCATCCCGCGGACCCTGCTGTATCCGGAAAGCGACGGACCACGTCCGGACGCCGACCGGCTGACAGCAGCGGGCATCGGTGTGGTGCCGATTCCGGATTGCGGCCACAACATCATGATCGACAACGTGGACGCGTTCGCCCGGGCCGTCGCGACGGCACTGATCGACTGA
- a CDS encoding PadR family transcriptional regulator — MLELAILGFLYDEPLHGYDLRKRVGALTGHVRPIADGTLYPLLKRMEAAGLLSRELQPGSVAAPRHMLSLTPAGRKALLDRLREPDELFITDENRWFTLLAFLRLLDDAAAQAVVLRRRLEFLTQPASFLWDGERPLRAADFDDPFRRGLFTIATATSRTELTWLRQTLTELEPAT, encoded by the coding sequence ATGCTCGAACTGGCGATCCTGGGTTTCCTCTACGACGAGCCGTTGCACGGGTACGACCTGCGCAAGCGGGTCGGCGCGCTGACCGGGCACGTCCGCCCGATCGCCGACGGCACCCTGTATCCGCTGCTCAAGCGGATGGAAGCGGCCGGACTCCTGAGCCGTGAGCTGCAACCCGGCTCGGTGGCGGCGCCCCGGCACATGCTCTCGCTGACCCCCGCCGGGCGAAAAGCGCTGCTCGACCGGCTCCGCGAACCGGACGAGCTGTTCATCACCGACGAGAACCGGTGGTTCACCCTGCTGGCCTTCCTGCGGTTGCTGGACGACGCGGCCGCGCAGGCGGTCGTGCTGCGGCGGCGCCTGGAGTTCCTGACGCAGCCGGCGAGCTTCCTCTGGGACGGCGAACGGCCGTTGCGCGCCGCAGACTTCGACGATCCGTTCCGGCGCGGGCTGTTCACGATCGCGACGGCCACCTCGCGGACCGAACTCACCTGGCTGCGGCAGACCCTGACCGAGCTGGAACCGGCTACCTGA